The proteins below come from a single Lodderomyces elongisporus chromosome 3, complete sequence genomic window:
- the BUL1_1 gene encoding ubiquitin ligase-binding protein bul1, giving the protein MSSKSKNAKGELFDEMVSSILPSYSMFTSTVGVNATVPESDRDQEDENYVPPPNYDSANTDYQYSIASSNTAARALSVVTPPTTVAASVSVSASASASASASASSSSQPPSVPTNELAPLDTVASTASFSSSNPLIVTDEYNWKETILDNVHRMPNMTFEDHVLPKSVEIKIYYTKDVGEVNKQPEMIDPSLFEYKQGDLLNGYVTIKNTSSKPINFEMFYLLFEGNFMVSNTKDVKDPIPVKIQRFLEMFDFYGSWNEAHINRLKTDCEDLFHGCVGDVIDPLDGSYLYFCPKRELVPKRTYKRFFSFRIPHKLLDCVCNEHNLSSHVELPPTIGLSRWELRHYPERAKSKLQDLSLYDSSVSYGVMARFIGRKSKWEREFGKFEPPRREEDAKLVNSTGDEYIILKERTNYIRVVAETNLHSESEKLMKKVENKLLFENLLARVAERIEHGKRMLKVLESSSNTPIFSQETDLLPSLTQTEINAAKCRQLYKPDVEHVRDIKSKINRDDNYEVVIPYVKRSLTGDKILGAIDMTTPKAEYHLDYIPPLKFRDGVELSTALNVNPCWKLNVPISLTVTDSSKSKSFKPVMIKEISVELVAQTLRSAKKPIAVELNHDLMFNKATNNHRCFDDKDTFRENVVKPLQFQANELYQLSKKIGLDSFRIERQLVDDIKSICQLEEKAMKLTINDVKVNNKQFNSKDITWEVDPSQTTGSVKASTKLNLSLNLDTMKVKGCPMGGKNFKIYNVVNLVPNFQSCYMSRSYHLSITVMFSNNDCARVKVPVFIDKVDME; this is encoded by the coding sequence ATGTCTTCAAAGTCGAAAAACGCTAAAGGCGAATTATTTGATGAAATGGTGAGCTCTATTCTTCCCTCGTACTCAATGTTCACGTCTACTGTTGGTGTCAATGCTACAGTACCAGAATCGGATCGTGATCAAGAAGATGAGAATTATGTTCCACCACCAAATTATGATTCTGCTAATACCGACTATCAATATAGCATTGCTTCTTCAAACACAGCTGCTAGAGCATTATCCGTAGTGACTCCACCCACtactgttgctgcttcagtttcagtttctgcttcagcatcagcatcagcatcagcatcagcttcttcttcctcacAACCTCCGTCTGTTCCAACAAACGAACTAGCTCCTCTTGATACCGTGGCAAGTACTGCTTCCTTCTCATCCTCCAACCCTTTGATTGTGACAGATGAGTACAAttggaaagaaacaattttAGATAATGTCCACAGAATGCCCAATATGACGTTTGAGGATCACGTGCTTCCCAAATCAGTCGAGATCAAGATTTATTATACCAAGGATGTTGGCGAAGTTAACAAACAACCAGAGATGATTGATCCGTCACTCTTTGAGTATAAGCAAGGCGACTTGTTAAACGGGTACGTCACAATCAAAAACACCTCAAGTAAACCAATAAACTTTGAAATGTTCTACTTATTATTTGAAGGAAACTTTATGgtttcaaatacaaaagacGTTAAGGACCCGATCCCAGTAAAAATCCAACGATTTTTGGAAATGTTTGACTTTTATGGCAGTTGGAACGAGGCGCATATCAATCGGCTAAAGACAGATTGCGAAGATCTATTCCATGGATGCGTTGGAGATGTAATAGATCCTTTAGATGGatcatatttatatttttgtcCCAAGAGAGAATTAGTGCCCAAAAGAACCTACAAGAGATTTTTCTCATTTCGCATTCCTCATAAGCTATTGGACTGTGTATGCAATGAGCACAATTTGTCACTGCACGTAGAATTGCCACCCACAATTGGATTATCCAGATGGGAATTGCGTCATTACCCCGAGAGGGCCAAATCAAAATTACAAGACCTTTCACTTTACGACTCTTCAGTCTCATATGGTGTTATGGCAAGATTTATTGGTCGAAAGTCGAAATGGGAACGAGAGTTTGGAAAATTTGAACCTCctagaagagaagaagatgcCAAGTTGGTCAACTCAACTGGTGATGAATACATcattttgaaagaaagaacaaactaTATTCGTGTAGTTGCTGAAACCAACTTGCATAGCGAGCTGGAAAAATTAATGAAGAAAGTGGAAAACAAGTTgctatttgaaaatttgcTTGCCAGAGTTGCAGAGAGAATTGAACATGGCAAGCGAATGTTGAAGGTTTTGGAGTCCAGCAGCAACACACCAATATTTTCCCAAGAAACCGATCTTCTTCCACTGTTGACACAAACTGAAATTAACGCAGCAAAATGCAGGCAACTATACAAACCCGATGTTGAACATGTGCGAGACATAAAGTCAAAGATTAACCGCGATGATAATTATGAGGTTGTGATACCATATGTGAAAAGGTCTTTGACAGGAGATAAGATATTGGGTGCTATAGACATGACCACTCCCAAAGCAGAGTACCATCTCGACTATATCCCACCATTAAAGTTTCGTGATGGCGTAGAACTTCTGACTGCTTTAAATGTGAACCCTTGTTGGAAGTTAAATGTACCAATTAGTTTAACTGTTACCGATAGTTCAAAGAGCAAATCATTCAAACCAGTCATGATTAAGGAAATTTCCGTTGAGTTGGTTGCGCAGACCCTCAGGTCGGcaaaaaaaccaattgCAGTTGAATTGAACCACGACTTGATGTTCAACAAGGCAACAAACAACCATCGTTGTTTCGATGATAAAGACACTTTCCGAGAAAATGTTGTTAAGCCATTACAGTTTCAAGCAAATGAACTCTACCAGTTATCGAAAAAAATAGGTCTCGACTCGTTTCGTATTGAAAGACAGCTTGTCGATGATATTAAATCCATTTGCCAActagaagaaaaagcaatGAAGTTGACAATAAATGATGTTAAAGTCAACAATAAACAATTCAATTCTAAAGATATCACATGGGAAGTCGACCCTCTGCAAACCACGGGGTCAGTAAAGGCTTCTACTAAATTAAATTTGTCATTAAATTTGGATACCATGAAGGTAAAAGGTTGTCCAATGGGTGGTAAGAACtttaaaatatataatgTTGTTAACTTAGTGCCTAATTTCCAATCCTGTTATATGAGCAGGTCCTATCACTTGAGCATCACTGTGATGTTTTCAAACAACGATTGTGCAAGAGTCAAGGTCCCAGTATTTATCGACAAAGTCGATATGGAATAA
- the BUL1_2 gene encoding ubiquitin ligase-binding protein bul1 produces MTPKAKETNSDIFDERLGTILPSYSMYASTLGLDASVAESGQDQDVPPPNYDSTSVPTAPTALTTMPSTPTSLTSPTTPAYSNGLMLTPNLSHSSLPNSQSTSPVLRPQSPERGNSNSLVPVLSAPALGRSGTPLIVTDQYSWKETILDNAHRIPNLTFEDHEISRSVVIKIYYTKDIGEIGKEPEIIDPSLYEFKQGDLLNGFITIQNTSDKRIPFDMFYLLFEGNFMVANSADAKDTVPKKIHRFLEMFDFSGSWNTGYINRLKSETRSVHYGADDNPRDPRDGSYLFFVPKREILPNRIYKRFFSFRIPRNLLDTVCNEHNLSRHMELPPTLGLSRWETAHCPEKERTRLRDFSILNSSISYGAMARFIGRKSKWEKEFGKFKVPKTRFNAKLVNPIGDEYVILKELTNFVRVVAESNSPSESEKLMKKVENKLLYDNLIKQADEKIESGHRLIKASKNTKAEFNFQAGQEMTQEEIDLAKVRQSYKREVDTARSSKSGIFSNKDTEYYEMFVPIIKKHLTGAKNMGVLQVKTPKIEYHISYIPPPNFREDVDLNLARDWNLSIPIEMVVTSRSLTEKSFKPPTIKEFNAEFVVHTISSMNYPIGLEFNHDLVYNKVPHNYKEYEDKDTFKKNIVQPIKKQLEELHTISHVLGSERFRMNKQLLHDLTSISELEEKVMKLSVLNCKVNGKNFKNENLPWVIKKEPQLNTITAKASFDFNVNLEKLTLKGSSSNPETKSFNTMSLVPNFQACYMCRFYHINIKIHLSGGDCARLKVPVFIDKT; encoded by the coding sequence ATGACCCCTAAGGCCAAAGAGACTAATTCAGATATCTTTGATGAAAGACTTGGCACTATACTACCGTCATACTCCATGTATGCCTCAACATTGGGGCTTGATGCCTCTGTTGCTGAAAGTGGCCAAGATCAAGATGTGCCTCCACCAAATTACGATTCCACCTCGGTACCAACAGCACCAACAGCACTAACGACTATGCCATCTACTCCAACATCATTGACAAGTCCAACCACCCCAGCATATTCAAATGGACTAATGTTAACACCAAATTTGTCGCATTCTTCTTTACCAAATTCGCAATCTACAAGTCCCGTACTACGACCGCAGAGTCCAGAAAGGGGCAATAGCAACTCGCTAGTTCCAGTTCTACTGGCTCCAGCTCTTGGGAGATCGGGAACTCCATTGATTGTTACTGATCAATATAGTTGGAAAGAGACAATTTTGGACAATGCTCATAGGATCCCCAATTTAACTTTTGAGGACCACGAGATTTCTAGATCTGTTGTAATCAAAATATATTATACCAAGGATATTGGAGAAATTGGGAAGGAGCCCGAGATAATTGATCCTTCATTGTACGAGTTCAAGCAAGGAGATTTGTTGAATGGATTTATTACTATTCAAAATACATCGGATAAACGTATTCCTTTCGATATGttttatttgttatttGAAGGGAACTTTATGGTTGCCAACTCAGCCGATGCGAAAGATACAGTGCCAAAAAAGATTCATCGGTTTTTGGAAATGTTTGACTTTTCAGGAAGCTGGAATACCGGGTATATCAATAGACTAAAGTCAGAGACAAGAAGTGTGCATTATGGTGCCGATGATAATCCCCGCGATCCACGAGACGGCTCGTATCTATTCTTTGTTCCAAAACGTGAGATTTTACCAAATAGAATTTATAAACGGTTTTTCTCGTTTAGAATTCCTCGCAATTTATTAGACACAGTGTGTAATGAGCATAATCTATCGCGACACATGGAGTTACCACCAACTTTGGGGTTATCGAGATGGGAGACTGCACATTGCCCAGAAAAGGAGAGGACGAGGCTACGGgacttttcaattttaaattCGTCAATATCTTATGGTGCAATGGCAAGATTTATTGGCAGGAAACTGAAATGGGAGAAGGAGTTTGGTAAATTTAAAGTTCCCAAAACTCGTTTCAATGCAAAATTGGTTAATCCTATTGGTGATGAGTATGTGATTTTAAAAGAGTTGACAAATTTTGTTAGAGTTGTTGCTGAATCCAATTCTCCTAGTGAACTGGAAAAGCTTATGAAGAAGgttgaaaataaattattGTATGATAACTTGATCAAGCAAGCCGACGAAAAAATTGAGCTGGGCCATCGGTTGATCAAAGCCCTGAAGAATACCAAGGCGGAGTTCAATTTTCAAGCGGGACAAGAAATGACTCAAGAAGAGATTGATTTGGCAAAAGTGAGACAAAGTTATAAGCGAGAAGTTGATACAGCGCGAAGTTCAAAGTCTGGTATCTTTTCCAATAAAGACACAGAATATTACGAAATGTTTGTACCCATTATCAAGAAACACTTGACTGGGGCGAAAAACATGGGTGTGCTTCAGGTAAAGACCCCCAAAATCGAATACCATATCTCATACATACCGCCACCAAATTTTAGGGAAGATGTGGATCTTAATTTGGCACGGGACTGGAACTTGTCGATTCCCATTGAAATGGTTGTCACGTCGCGTTCATTAACGGAAAAGTCATTTAAGCCACCTACAATCAAAGAGTTTAATGCCGAGTTTGTAGTTCATACAATCAGTTCGATGAACTACCCTATTGGGCTTGAGTTTAACCATGATCTTGTTTACAACAAGGTTCCACACAATTATAAAGAATATGAAGATAAGGATACATTCAAGAAAAATATCGTTCAGCCAATTAAAAAACAGCTTGAAGAGTTGCACACTATTTCGCACGTTTTGGGTTCGGAGAGGTTCCGTATGAACAAGCAGTTGCTTCATGATTTGACATCCATCAGCGAGTTGGAGGAAAAAGTGATGAAATTGTCTGTGTTGAATTGCAAAGTAAATGGCaagaatttcaaaaatgaGAATTTGCCGTGGGTTATTAAGAAAGAGCCGCAATTGAATACGATTACTGCAAAGGCATCATTTGATTTTAATGTAAACCTAGAAAAACTTACATTGAAAGGCAGTAGCAGCAAcccagaaacaaaatcattCAACACCATGAGTTTAGTTCCAAATTTCCAAGCATGCTATATGTGCAGGTTTTACCATATTAATATCAAGATACATTTAAGTGGAGGTGATTGTGCAAGGCTCAAAGTACCTGTTTTTATAGACAAAACTTAA